One part of the Truepera radiovictrix DSM 17093 genome encodes these proteins:
- a CDS encoding CDP-alcohol phosphatidyltransferase family protein yields MPSRANLQGYLVHAYTASTLLFVALAAQWILAGSFRLALAALAVTIVIDATDGSLARRYRVKETAAAIDGSTLDNIIDFTSYVVLPMLLLLRAELLAPPVALTVAFAMFSSAFGFSRTTAKLADEGFFVGFPSYWSIVVFYLYLLGTPPLFNTLLVFALSLLVFVPVRFLYVSRMTWGRSLHVGLGVLWTALCLVALALEPSTLRTLVLVVSLVYPAFYTVDSLQRDLGTRRARREAMTD; encoded by the coding sequence ATGCCGAGTCGCGCCAACTTGCAAGGTTATCTGGTTCACGCCTACACCGCGTCCACGCTGCTCTTTGTCGCGCTCGCCGCGCAGTGGATCCTTGCGGGGTCGTTTCGGTTGGCGCTCGCGGCCCTCGCTGTCACCATCGTCATCGACGCGACCGACGGCTCTTTGGCGCGCCGCTACCGCGTCAAAGAGACCGCCGCTGCCATCGACGGGAGCACGCTGGACAACATCATCGACTTTACGAGCTACGTGGTGCTGCCCATGCTGCTCCTCCTTAGAGCGGAGCTGCTCGCCCCGCCCGTTGCCCTGACGGTCGCCTTCGCAATGTTTTCGAGCGCGTTCGGCTTCTCCCGCACCACCGCCAAACTCGCCGACGAGGGCTTTTTCGTCGGTTTCCCGTCGTACTGGAGCATCGTGGTCTTCTACCTCTATCTGCTAGGCACCCCACCGCTCTTTAACACCCTGCTGGTCTTTGCGCTCTCGCTCCTCGTCTTCGTCCCGGTGCGCTTTCTCTACGTCAGCCGCATGACGTGGGGGCGGTCGCTCCACGTCGGCCTCGGCGTCCTCTGGACGGCGCTCTGCCTCGTTGCCCTCGCTCTCGAGCCGAGCACCCTGCGCACCCTGGTGCTCGTGGTGTCGCTCGTCTACCCGGCGTTTTACACCGTCGACTCGCTCCAACGCGACCTCGGCACTCGGCGCGCGCGCCGCGAGGCGATGACCGACTGA
- a CDS encoding DsbA family protein, translating to MAKPRTSAPAQRLTLVTLGVLALVVLGIVLYARLAPRAAGAAAGELSFDGRPMLGDPAAPVEIAVFEDFKCPACAYFDESILPRVERELIETGQARMYFIHYPFLGPDSTTAAIASECAYRQNEAAFWDFKTYVFRSQGNETQEWATPARLADIARNNVPALDADELRACTEEERYAEVIRADRELGNRAGVRGTPTVLVDGVALDSFSFEAIQAAVQNAQSN from the coding sequence ATGGCTAAGCCCAGAACCTCCGCACCCGCACAGCGCCTGACCCTCGTCACCCTCGGCGTGCTCGCCCTCGTGGTGCTCGGCATCGTCCTCTACGCGCGCCTCGCGCCGCGAGCAGCCGGCGCCGCAGCGGGCGAGCTCAGCTTCGACGGACGCCCGATGCTCGGCGACCCCGCAGCGCCCGTCGAGATCGCTGTCTTTGAAGACTTCAAGTGCCCCGCGTGCGCTTACTTCGACGAGAGCATCCTGCCGCGCGTCGAACGCGAGCTGATCGAGACCGGTCAGGCGCGGATGTACTTTATCCACTACCCCTTTTTGGGGCCCGACTCTACAACCGCCGCTATTGCCAGCGAGTGCGCCTACCGCCAGAACGAGGCCGCCTTCTGGGACTTTAAGACGTACGTCTTCCGCTCCCAAGGTAACGAGACCCAGGAGTGGGCAACCCCTGCACGCCTCGCCGACATCGCCCGCAACAACGTGCCGGCCCTTGACGCCGACGAGCTACGGGCGTGCACCGAAGAGGAGCGCTACGCCGAGGTCATCCGAGCCGACCGCGAGCTCGGCAACCGCGCCGGCGTGCGCGGCACCCCGACGGTGCTCGTCGACGGGGTCGCTTTAGACAGCTTTAGCTTCGAAGCGATCCAAGCCGCGGTGCAAAACGCCCAGAGCAACTAG
- a CDS encoding metallophosphoesterase family protein, with protein sequence MLAIIADIHANVHALEAVLADIYQVGAKRIIVNGDLVNRGPNNAAVMERVMNEPRLEAITLGNHDDLMRMWSARDASLPALWFEDPFWYGMAWPARQLEAAGWIGALANLPMTYTVAPPGPDGGTLLLSHGSPRHYREGYGPYLADAAFAEITAAYPADIYIGSHTHRPAERRLGRYLMLNTGAVGTPFNGDPRAQYLLMHPTPEGWRHEFRAVPYDQRSALRAFKTSGYLEEGGLSAHIFYEELRLSRPLYMGFWTWTEEEARPKDWPSWEAFRARYAEKFVPQSISR encoded by the coding sequence GTGCTCGCTATTATCGCCGACATCCACGCCAACGTGCACGCCTTGGAGGCGGTTCTAGCGGACATCTACCAGGTGGGCGCCAAACGGATCATCGTCAACGGCGACCTGGTCAACCGCGGCCCCAACAACGCCGCCGTGATGGAGCGGGTGATGAATGAACCCCGCCTCGAGGCCATCACGCTCGGCAACCACGACGACCTCATGCGCATGTGGAGCGCGCGCGACGCGTCGCTGCCCGCGCTCTGGTTCGAGGACCCCTTCTGGTACGGCATGGCGTGGCCCGCCAGGCAGCTCGAGGCGGCGGGGTGGATCGGCGCGCTCGCCAATTTGCCGATGACCTACACCGTGGCGCCCCCGGGTCCCGACGGCGGCACCCTGCTGTTGTCGCACGGCTCCCCGCGCCACTACCGCGAGGGTTACGGGCCGTACCTCGCCGACGCGGCGTTTGCCGAGATCACCGCCGCATACCCCGCTGACATCTACATCGGTTCGCACACCCACCGCCCCGCAGAGCGCCGCTTGGGTCGGTACCTGATGCTCAACACGGGCGCGGTCGGTACCCCCTTTAACGGCGACCCGCGCGCGCAATATCTGCTCATGCACCCCACCCCCGAAGGTTGGCGACACGAGTTTCGCGCCGTCCCTTACGACCAGCGCTCGGCACTGCGCGCCTTTAAGACCTCGGGCTACCTCGAGGAGGGGGGGCTAAGCGCGCACATCTTCTACGAGGAGCTGCGGCTCTCCCGGCCCCTATACATGGGGTTTTGGACCTGGACGGAGGAGGAGGCTCGGCCCAAGGACTGGCCCAGTTGGGAGGCGTTTCGGGCGCGTTACGCGGAGAAGTTCGTGCCTCAGAGCATCAGCCGGTAG
- a CDS encoding CopZ family metallochaperone has translation MATYKTELNIEGMTCEHCVKAVKGALERVPGVERAEVDLEAQRASVEGAADVQVLLRAVEEEGYRASLDTQTAL, from the coding sequence ATGGCAACCTACAAAACCGAACTCAACATCGAGGGGATGACCTGCGAGCACTGCGTCAAAGCCGTTAAAGGGGCGCTCGAGCGCGTCCCCGGCGTCGAACGCGCCGAGGTCGATTTGGAGGCGCAGCGCGCCAGCGTCGAGGGTGCCGCCGACGTCCAGGTGCTGCTCCGCGCCGTCGAAGAGGAGGGCTACCGCGCGAGTTTAGACACGCAGACCGCCCTCTAA
- a CDS encoding disulfide oxidoreductase has product MTRFFRDFGLYAAWLVAIVATAGSLYFSEVRLFVPCTLCWYQRIMMYPLVIILGVASYRQDRRVVAYALPLAVIGGAFSLFHYLEQKVPGFSAPTLCRVGVPCNQEYINWLGFITIPFLALVAFVLISVLLIGVARSARPAAVSLGRPEAAEARV; this is encoded by the coding sequence ATGACGCGTTTTTTTCGGGACTTCGGTCTTTACGCGGCGTGGCTCGTCGCCATCGTCGCGACCGCAGGGAGCCTCTACTTCTCCGAAGTGCGCCTCTTCGTCCCCTGCACGCTCTGCTGGTACCAGCGCATCATGATGTACCCGCTCGTGATCATCCTGGGCGTCGCCAGCTACCGGCAAGACCGCAGGGTCGTCGCCTACGCCCTGCCGCTCGCGGTCATCGGCGGGGCGTTTTCACTCTTTCACTACCTCGAGCAAAAAGTCCCCGGGTTTAGCGCCCCGACGCTCTGCCGCGTCGGGGTTCCCTGCAACCAGGAGTACATCAACTGGTTGGGGTTCATCACCATCCCCTTTCTCGCGCTCGTCGCGTTTGTGCTGATTAGCGTCCTGCTCATCGGCGTCGCGCGCAGCGCACGCCCCGCTGCGGTCAGCCTCGGCCGTCCCGAGGCCGCCGAGGCGCGGGTTTGA